The region AGAAATGCATAGAATAAATCAATAGATCACTGGAGATTTTCCCCAAGCAGCATAGGGCTGATTCCAGGACATTATAACCTATGTTTTCaaagactagtgattttgggaacCCAACCTGACACCTTAAAAAGGACTTGATTTTTAGAAGGAGGGTggttcagcactttctgaaccCCTGGCCCTTTTAAAATGGCTCAGGTTAGGCAGGCAAAAATTGAGAGTGTCGAAATGAATCCTCATGCCAAAAATGCAGACCTACTCTCTTCAAACTCTTTAAATTTAGGCCTACTGTCTTTGTAAGAACCAGTACCATTTAAATGCAATCACCAAACAGAGGATAAACAAAAGAAGAATGAAAGGCAGCTTTAGGCCAAAAAACTATTTTAttattcaaaaatatatatttgttttttaaaaataaatttccatCAATTCCCAAACATTTTATGGTTCATTATTAACAGGAAAAGAACTCTTTACAGCTTGATTTATAAAAGTTAAACCATGTGAGAAATGGCCCGTTTCCAGTGTTAGATTTTTGTAAAAACGTATATAAACGGTCACATCATTGCTTTGTATGAACACTGTTAAGAAATagttcttccttttaaaaaaagcgCGGTGACAATACAAATAATTGGTGGTGTGATAAAATGACTGCAAAAAGTCACTCAATGGGCTCCTCTTTGCAAGGATGTTTAACACACATTCACTCAGCAACACAACTGCACACAGCATTCCTAGCTCACTAttcactgaaaataaaaatctatCAACAGTTTCTATTAATAGCTTTCCCAAAATGTAACTAGCACTCTGATTCCATGGCCTAGAACGAAGTAGATCTTTACCACACTGTCTTTTTCAGTGTCAGACTTATTTTAGAGTTTCAcgttccctcccccacatcctgcTCCCCAAATCTCTTGCTGGTAAACTTTggaggtttaaaaatatttatccccACTCTGTTATTTTCCATTTGGCAAATACAAACAAAGGATTAAAGAGTTTAAAACAGATGCTTCTGAAAAAGACATCGCCCTGAGAAATACATCAAAAGATCTTCAGTGAAGTATAAAACACAGATATATTCCAGAGCACAATTACTAACGAAGGATACACTTACGTACAAAGTTTCTATTGGAATTTTATAAAGGGAAACCTGAGGTTTTAGTCACAATTTTGGGGTGCCCAACCTAAGATATCTTAagaggtcctgattttcagaaagagctGAGCACTCAACTTCTGAGAAATCAGGCCTCTTTGAGGTGTCAAGTGGGGCACCTCAAAACCactagtcatttaaaaaaatttcagccaaattattaaaaaaagaatcaaGGAAACACTCCACCCCCTAAGCCACTCCTCCAATGTCACAATCCCTTCCCATCTGGAGAGAAATTCTGCTGATAGCCATTAGCCATTGCATCTATTTTcctggaatccccccccccctttttttttgtaattacatTAAACCTGTTGCACCACACACGCCATTTGAATGAAGCTGAAGATAAAACAGCTCATTTTgtttaacaaagaaaaatgaAGCTTTGAATTTTCAGCCATCCCAGGCCTAAAACCTCCTCCTCTACACGGCTGCTTCAGCCCCGGGGGCACATTTTGGAATTAGCAGTGTTTGTTAGCAACCTGGCACTTCAAGCCAGCAAAGCAGGGGGAATTGTGTTCTTCTAGGTCTGTGGCAGAGGGCGAGCAGCACCACGCTGAGCACTGACGTTGGTGCAGACAAGGAAAGGCTACGGGCTCAGCGGGAAGCAGTTAACCACTTTTCTATTAGGAGATTATGAGCACCTGGGGGGTAATTACTACACGACTGGAATAACTGGCAGTAATTGGGAGGATCAGGAAGGGGGGAGCTCAGAAGCTGTATGGAAAGCCCTGCCTGCAGCATACCTGTATCCTCTGTTTGGTTTGGGACTGAGGGACCATGGAAGCAGGCCAGGAAGTGAGGCACAGCGGGTAGCTAAGGGAGCACCCTGTGACAAGGTCCTATGGATGGCGGTGGCAGTCTGGGTTAATGCTTTCAGAAGCGGGAGGATTTTCTGTCTGGAGAAAACAATGTAGCGGATGGTATGAGACACGATGGAgaagaggaagaccaaaaaaCTTTTCTAGTCCCAGTAAGCTACAGCATCGTCCCTTCTAAAAGCAACCACCAGGGCTTCCCCACTACACAATGCTTTACGCTTACCCTTTGCTCTGAGGCGGATAGGTAGGCCCGCCTGCCATAATAATCCAGAGAGGAGGTCGCTCCAATCCACGCTCATATCTGATTAGACAGCCTTTGTCACCTCGGGATCTGAGCCGATGATGTAGCTACACCAGTGCAACCtccctaatgtagacaagccaGGCTACTTGCAGCAGAGCCATTTATCCCAGACTGATCAGAGGCACCAGTGCAAACTGCAGCTTGGTCTTTCCGCACTAGATGCTTGCGCTGGTGCAACGACCTCAGTGGCAGAAATCAAAGCTGCCTCAGCTCTGaatttcactgagatcagaacaCGTCTCCCACCCCAGCTTACTGCTCTCACTACCTTACTTTGCCCCGGGTCTGAAAACAAGGGATTGGTTCTCAAGAGCttcctcattttatttttatccacAGCATTAAAAGAGGATTGCGTGTTACAATAAAAGCCATTCGGAATGACCAGGAGTGGGAACACAGGTGCACAGGAACAGCCAGACTGAAGGTGACCCCATGTCCCCCGCGTCTCGGACAACGGCCAGCATCCGATGCTTTGGAGGAAGGTGCAGGAGACCCCCccgcagatgtgggataatctgaccCCCCACATTAcatctcatcctgatctctagtaGTGAGAGGCTGGCTTGACTCAGCAGAGGAGGGGTTTTACATCCCTTCCAAGGTTTTTTTGGTATTAACTCTGCTAACGCTGGATATTTCTCGTTAGCCATATGCCTTCCCTCTTTGAAGCACCTTGACaacgccccccacccctgcaacaaatatatatattctcaGAACTCCAAACCAGCTTATAGTGAAGTCCTATTCTGAAAAACAGGAAGAAATGTCCTGCAGCCCCTGTTATACTCTGAATCCTCGCTGCTGATTTTAGTGTGTTTTTCCTATTTGTTACTCCTGCTAGCCCCTCAGCCATGAGAGTGAACCCAATTCCTTCCCAGCTTATGCAGCATCAACACGGCTAGCGGTCTGCCTGTGCCCTGACTGCCCTCTTCCACCAATGTCCATAGAGTTCAGTGGGGTGCAAGtcagacagaatttggccccaatatCCACCTCCCAGACCCCTGGATAgacttttcctccctccccactccatcAGCATTTCACATCCGAGTCGGTCACGAGGGCTGGCTCCTGAGAATCTCACAAGCAGGACAGGAGCAGCCTCCCCTGGTTTCAGGCTCAAACTTGGAAAATACACACAATTTATCATCACTTGGTTTGTTTGGTCATGGCGCCACCTTGTGTCAGACTCCAGCTTTTCCACTGAACTCCAGTCGCGCCCGTCACTGACTGACGACATCCACCCGGACTCCGACAAGACTGGAGTGCTGGACAACTAATTCTTTCACTAGCTGCAAACATCAGAGAGTCAACAGCCAGAAACTCACCCTCCCCAAAAGGGGGCTGCTAAAAATCCTTCTGAAAACCGGCACTTTCTTCCCTTCTCCAGTTCTGCCGGCCAAGGATGTGGCATTGCTGGGTGCGGATCAGACACCAGCGGATCTGGATTTGCCAGGAACTGGTAGAATGTCCCTATTCTGGGTTCCTACAGCTCTGTCTTGTACTCCTGGCCCTGCAATGCTTGGGTGGATTTACCTCCGCCCCCCAAACAGATCATAGAGCAGCTCAACATCTCCCAGTGCAGTCGGCAGAATCCGGGTTTCCTTATCTAAAAAAAGAACGTTCCTCCTGCACGCCACAGTAAATAGCCCACTAAAGCAGGCCATAGCGTCACAAGAGTATATGGGGCTAAGGCTTATATAAAGGACGAGCAGCATATGGGCAAGGTAGAATTTAGGCAGTGGGGGAAAGAGGGTTCTAAAGATTCTTCCCCCTTTTACTAAACAGGACTGCACCCCCCGCTTTTGTGCAGTTGGTCTATGCTCTTCTGACCCCCCTCCGATGTTTTCAAAGGCCATGTCCTCCCTACGCGGTGACAGCAACGTGTGGACTGGCTAGAAAACACCCAGGAGACAGAAAACTCCCTCCCCTTATCCAACAGCACCCCAGTGCCCTGGAGTAACAGCCCCGGTCGCGGCAGTATCCTTGCCATAAGCACTGGGGTGTCGGAATTATTACTGCTGAAGACCGTAGTACTGTATACAGCTGCCTCGCGGGGAGATGTCATAAGCTGCTGAACAATGCCGCAGCTTGCCCATGAGGGCGGAGGAGGGCTCTTCCCGGGGAGTAAAACACAAAGGCGCCTCAGGATATTTAAGGAGACCCAATTCCATCTGCAGCTAACTCTGCCCTCCACCCCGATCCTCTGACAAGGGGAGCTTCGTGCAGCAGTAACGTCACGCCGCAAACAAATGCCATCTCTAGAATAACGGGAGCTGAGCCACGATGCTCTCAGCCCAATCCCCATAATCCTGAAAACCTAAAAATCCCTTGCCTTTTCCATCCCCCTGGGGTGCTGGCTTCCCATTTAGGAAGAGCAGCAATTGCTACTGACAACTACGCCTGTGCACCAGGACAATTTCTAAAGCCTCAGACCAGCACTCAGCACACAGCTCAGTgccagggagggggcagtgtCGGTCACACAAGGGATGGTCCCGGGGTGTCTGCAGCTTCCAGGGCTGCATAAACACAGCCATGTAGGGAAGGGGACTGGTTGTTtctctttgtttggggggggccggcggggggaagagggggaggaggtggaatcaATAACAGGGCCAATGCAATTGACAAAGGTTAATATGAGACAAATCCCTGTGGATGGCATAAGGCAAGCAGGCAGGGTCTGGAAAACTCCAGTGCCCAATGACTGTACCCAATCATGCCCTTACAATGAAGCAAGGCCCCACACATGCCAATACAGGAGAGCTCTAAAACAGGAACTGCATCAGAAGACATTAGactaggggtacgtcttcactacccgctggatcggcgggtagtaatcgatctatcggggatcgatttattgcgtctcgtctacacgataaatcgatccccgaacgtgctccccatcgactccggaactccaccagggcaagaggcggaagtggagtcgacgggggagccgcggccatcgatcccgcgccgtgaggacgcgaggtaagtcgatctaagatacgtcgacttcagctacgctattctcgtagctgaagttgtgtatcttagatcgatccccccacagtgtagaccagccctaggagAGCTCCATAGAGGAAGAGAGTGGGAAAATGGTCAGTATTTTGCTGAAGTAAAGGGTTGGCACATACGGGACTAGAGCACAATCTGAATGGGACTGTGACTGGGCCTCTGGCCACCGTGAAAATGCTTCTGTCAGCCTGTCTGATCAGAGGTGAACATTAGCAGCCAGTAACACTGCGcttctctctgctcctctcctctGAGAATCCTGAAGAGCTCCGCAGGCAATTAATCAGAGTGGTCTCGGATGGCTCCTGCGAGGTAGGTAGGTATTATTAACCCCATAGggtgtgggggaaactgaggcacagagcagcgacgtggcttgcccaaggtcccagaaGCAGTCAGGGGTAAAGTCAGGAATACAACGCTGATCTCTGAGCGCTGAGCCGCCCCCCTTTCTAGGCTCAGATAACAGAGCCATTACAGCCAATGGATCTTCACAAAAGTTAGAGGGACTGTTCAGAGCAGGAGCTGTTATTGTAAACACAGGAGCCTGTGTGCAGTGTTGGAAAATCAAGGCTCCAGGGGGCAATGGGACAGGCGTGAGAGGAGGATAAACCAAGAGATCATCCAAGCAAAGCGTCATAATCCATGTACCATACCagctggccagagctggggtTGACCCCTGAAATAGGCCACTTTCTGGGCTCCTGCCCCACTCTACTCATCTGGGTTGTGATTTCatgcttccccttccccatcaccaGCACGGCCACCTGCCTGGCTTTGTTGATGAGAGGCAGGCTGAGGCTCATCCTCTGGTGGGGTTTGACGGGGCTCTCCGTGAGCACCACCGTCTGGGCCCCTTCGAGGCCGCTGGATGAACGCGGGAAGAGCGAGGCTGTGTGCCCGTCGGAGCCCAGCCCCAGCAGCACAAAGTCCAAGCTGGCGTTGTTCACTAGCGCTGCGATCTCCTTGGCGTACAGCTCTGGCCCCCGGTCCTCCTCCACGCACAGCCGCCGGTTGAGGTGCACCGGCATGGGGTGGATGTTGAGGTAGGGCACCCGGACGTGCTGGAGGAGGTGGTCGTGCAAGCTGCGGAAGTTGGACTCCGGGTCGGCGAGCGGCACGCAGCGCTCGTCCACCAGCCACAAGTGGGTGTGTCTCCATGGGAAGCCGTAGTGGTGGGTCGCCAGCCGCCGGAACATGACAATGGGGCTCGAGCCGCCTGACAGGGCCAGGTGGAACTCGCCGCAGCGTGCCACAGCCTCGGCCGCCGCCGTCTCAATGTCCAATGCCAACCGGGCGATCAGCTCCTCCGGCCAAGCCGAGACCAAGGGGCTTTGCCGAAACTTGGCCTGGATGGTTCTGTAGTCGCCTGGCTTTTGCCCATCGATGTGCAGCAGTTCCACCGGCTCCTCCAGCGTGAAGGACAGCTCCCTGCCCACCATTTCAAAGTCCAGGAGGTGCTGGTTCTCCAGGCCCCCCGGGTACAGGCGCGGGACCTGCTGGGTTAAGCTGTCCAGCAGTGGGGTCCAGAACTCCCAAGACGCCAGCAGGTTCTCAGTGGTGATGAAGGAGTCCTTCCTGCCATGGAAGATGCTGGAGATGAGGACAGAATAAGCCTCTCTCTCCTTCACGGGGCTGTACACGTAGTAATCAGACAGCGGGAGCCCGAAGAGGCGCAGCTGCGGGCGATCCGCCACCTCCTTCCAGCTGCCTTCTGGCATGATGGGCTTGAAGAGGTTCCGGCTGATCAGCACGGCAGGACAGCTCAGCTCCCCGTGCCCGATGTAGAAGATGATCTGCTTGGCTCCACACTGGCTCTGCCCCGCCTCCCTCAGGCTCTCGCGCTGGGTGCAGTAGGCCCGGTTCTTGAAGAGGACGCGAACGTAGCCTACCCGCTCGTCCAGGGCTTTGCCAGAGGTGAGGAGGAAGGGGACTCCCTCCCACCGCAGGCTGTCTAGCTGAATCAACACACCTGAAATGACAGGGGAACCTCAGGCTCGAGCCCAAGCACCGTTCTCCTTGCGTGGGTCCTGGCATCCGGAGTCTCCCTTGCACCACAATCAGTCCTCCCCATCACCCTGCCAGTCTCTGCTCTCCCGGTCCCCAAGGATTTgccttgctccctcccccccaccacgttccTCAGATTGCCTAGCTACCCCTTAGGACAGCAGCTTCTCTGGATGAGCCGTCACGTCACTCCCTAGCCAAGAATCAAAACACTGAGCACATGCAGCATGGCCAGAGATGGCCTTGTGATGAAGTGAGGTCCACCGGCCCCAGAGAAACCCCCCGGTTCTTACCTTTTGGAGACATGGAACGGCCCCCATACAGTGAAGGGAGGGACCTAA is a window of Emys orbicularis isolate rEmyOrb1 chromosome 22, rEmyOrb1.hap1, whole genome shotgun sequence DNA encoding:
- the H6PD gene encoding LOW QUALITY PROTEIN: GDH/6PGL endoplasmic bifunctional protein (The sequence of the model RefSeq protein was modified relative to this genomic sequence to represent the inferred CDS: substituted 1 base at 1 genomic stop codon); translated protein: MALIPSTPXDLVFLVDRSHLVYAASGTSALITPTCGKPGERLLGRGIQVPWVLVSSPRMLRAALCAVFLLGALPSLAKESRGHVSVVLLGATGDLAKKYLWEGLFHLYLDQVSSGHSFTFHGAALTAHEPGQGLMFEVLKKLACPSDVSPDRCAMVKDQFLKLSRYHQLKTSDNYTALNREIETLLQQEGLEEAGRIFYFSVPPFAYAEIARHINGSCRPRPGAWLRVVLEKPFGHDLKSAQQLAIELRTFFREEEMYRVDHYLGKQAVAHILPFRDQNRRFLDPIWNRHHVERVEIVLKETLDAKGRTSFYEQYGVIRDVLQNHLTEVLMYLAMELPANISSTEDVLRRKLQTFKALQGPESTSAVLGQYQAYASQVREELQKAQDYVSTTPTFAGVLIQLDSLRWEGVPFLLTSGKALDERVGYVRVLFKNRAYCTQRESLREAGQSQCGAKQIIFYIGHGELSCPAVLISRNLFKPIMPEGSWKEVADRPQLRLFGLPLSDYYVYSPVKEREAYSVLISSIFHGRKDSFITTENLLASWEFWTPLLDSLTQQVPRLYPGGLENQHLLDFEMVGRELSFTLEEPVELLHIDGQKPGDYRTIQAKFRQSPLVSAWPEELIARLALDIETAAAEAVARCGEFHLALSGGSSPIVMFRRLATHHYGFPWRHTHLWLVDERCVPLADPESNFRSLHDHLLQHVRVPYLNIHPMPVHLNRRLCVEEDRGPELYAKEIAALVNNASLDFVLLGLGSDGHTASLFPRSSSGLEGAQTVVLTESPVKPHQRMSLSLPLINKARQVAVLVMGKGKHEITTQMSRVGQEPRKWPISGVNPSSGQLVWYMDYDALLG